In Caloenas nicobarica isolate bCalNic1 chromosome 27, bCalNic1.hap1, whole genome shotgun sequence, one DNA window encodes the following:
- the NFILZ gene encoding NFIL3 like protein, with translation MDNFMAPLGAVGELAFRQSKAKLLHGKVSGPSRRKREFMPDEKKDNMYWEKRRKNNEAAKRSREKRRLNDFAMESQLAALSEENAVLRMELLSLKLHFGLIGPDTSTYQDFLGVYFRGHRAASPLLEAEPFAGESRFFPAKSFVPKVLEPADFSCKTFGPSRNILGCNWKPVPVDTPGLQQPRRLDAAFRSTICSPSLGYHCLDKHAFHLPLSGSACFMCPSPCPAEASKESTTTASDEDDEQQVPITSPLRPCSLPCPSEEHSKGRSCAALPHKLRIKTKALGSLEENGLDSR, from the coding sequence ATGGACAACTTCATGGCACCGCTGGGCGCCGTCGGCGAGCTGGCGTTTCGACAGAGCAAGGCCAAGCTGCTCCACGGCAAGGTGAGCGGTCCCTCCCGGCGCAAGCGCGAGTTCATGCCGGACGAGAAGAAGGACAACATGTACTGGGAGAAGAGGCGCAAGAACAACGAGGCGGCCAAGCGCTCGCGGGAGAAGAGGCGCCTCAATGATTTTGCCATGGAGAGCCAGCTGGCCGCTCTCAGCGAGGAGAACGCTGTCCTCAGGATGGAGCTGCTGTCCCTCAAACTGCACTTCGGGCTCATCGGCCCGGACACCAGCACCTACCAGGACTTCCTGGGAGTTTATTTCAGAGGTCACAGAGCTGCCTCGCCGCTCCTCGAGGCTGAGCCCTTTGCTGGGGAGTCCCGCTTCTTCCCAGCGAAGAGCTTTGTGCCGAAGGTGCTGGAGCCAGCTGACTTTTCCTGCAAAACCTTTGGGCCATCCAGAAACATCCTCGGCTGCAACTGGAAGCCAGTTCCCGTGGACACACCTGGCCTTCAGCAGCCAAGGAGGCTCGATGCAGCCTTCAGATCCACAATTTGCTCTCCATCCCTCGGTTACCACTGCCTGGACAAACATGCTTTCCATTTGCCTTTGTCAGGCAGCGCCTGCTTCATGTGCCCTTCCCCCTGTCCGGCTGAGGCGAGCAAAGAAAGCACCACAACTGCCTCAGATGAAGACGATGAGCAACAAGTGCCCATCACTTCTCCTCTACGCCCCTgcagcctgccctgcccttcagaaGAGCATTCAAAGGGCCGAAGCTGTGCTGCGCTACCTCACAAGCTCCGGATTAAGACCAAAGCCCTTGGCAGCTTGGAGGAGAATGGCCTGGACTCCCGCTAA